A genomic stretch from Ureibacillus composti includes:
- the rimP gene encoding ribosome maturation factor RimP translates to MSKVTSVIEQLVTPILEELNLELVDIEFVKEGRNWFLRIYIDTPEGGIDIDQCALVSERLSVLLDENDPIEQNYYLEVSSPGAERPLKKESDFEKAVGKFIYVKTYEPIKDLKEFQGYLTAYTEQGLEMEVRIKTRKIKLLVEKEKVAKARLAIDFSSN, encoded by the coding sequence ATGAGCAAAGTTACGTCAGTAATTGAACAACTTGTTACACCAATTCTAGAAGAGTTAAATCTTGAGCTAGTCGATATAGAATTTGTGAAAGAAGGTCGAAACTGGTTCCTTCGTATCTATATAGATACTCCTGAAGGCGGAATTGACATTGACCAATGTGCGTTAGTAAGCGAACGTTTAAGTGTACTTCTGGATGAAAACGACCCAATTGAGCAAAACTACTATTTAGAAGTTTCTTCCCCTGGCGCAGAACGTCCACTAAAAAAAGAATCGGACTTTGAAAAAGCAGTAGGAAAATTTATATATGTTAAAACATATGAGCCAATTAAAGATCTGAAAGAATTCCAAGGATATTTAACTGCATATACTGAACAAGGTTTAGAAATGGAAGTTCGTATTAAAACACGTAAAATCAAACTTTTAGTCGAAAAGGAAAAGGTTGCAAAAGCCAGACTTGCAATAGACTTTTCATCAAACTAG
- the nusA gene encoding transcription termination factor NusA: MGSELLDALTALEEQKGISRDVLVEAIEAALVTAYKRNFNQAQNVRVDLNLNNGSMIVYARKNVVDEVEDDRLEIAIEDAKLINPAYEIGDVLEEEVTPRNFGRIAAQTAKQVVTQRVREAERGLIYEEYVDRTDDIVTGTIERQDARNIYVSLGKVEAALPVNEQIQGEAYRPQSRLKVYITKVERTTRGPQVIVSRTHPGLLRRLFEMEVPEIYEGIVEIKSIAREAGDRSKISVVANNEEVDAVGACVGAKGARVQTIVNELNGEKIDIVEWSEDPIVFVANALSPSKVLDVLVNEEEKSTTVVVPDYQLSLAIGKRGQNARLAAKLTGWKIDIKSETDAREAGIYPSETSAFISQVDDDNNFSYDDVEYDLYGDDEE, from the coding sequence ATGGGTAGTGAACTACTAGATGCTTTAACTGCTCTTGAAGAGCAAAAAGGCATTTCAAGGGACGTGCTAGTAGAAGCAATCGAAGCAGCACTAGTTACTGCATATAAAAGAAACTTCAATCAAGCACAAAATGTCCGCGTTGATTTAAATTTAAATAATGGGTCTATGATTGTTTACGCACGTAAAAACGTAGTAGACGAAGTGGAAGATGATCGTCTAGAAATCGCGATTGAAGATGCAAAACTAATTAATCCAGCATATGAAATTGGGGATGTATTAGAAGAGGAAGTAACTCCTCGTAACTTTGGTCGTATTGCTGCTCAAACGGCTAAACAAGTAGTAACACAACGTGTGCGTGAAGCTGAACGTGGCTTAATTTATGAAGAATACGTTGACCGCACAGATGATATCGTAACAGGTACGATTGAGCGTCAAGATGCACGTAATATTTATGTAAGCTTAGGCAAGGTTGAGGCTGCATTACCAGTGAATGAACAAATTCAAGGGGAAGCATATCGCCCTCAATCACGTTTGAAAGTGTATATTACAAAAGTAGAACGTACAACTCGTGGCCCACAAGTAATTGTTTCTCGTACACATCCAGGGCTATTGCGCCGCCTTTTCGAAATGGAAGTACCAGAAATTTATGAAGGCATTGTCGAAATTAAATCAATTGCTCGTGAAGCAGGAGATCGTTCTAAAATTTCGGTTGTGGCAAATAATGAAGAAGTCGATGCAGTTGGTGCTTGTGTAGGAGCAAAAGGTGCTCGTGTACAAACCATTGTTAACGAATTAAACGGTGAAAAGATTGATATCGTTGAATGGTCAGAGGATCCAATCGTATTCGTAGCAAATGCATTAAGCCCATCAAAGGTGTTAGATGTACTTGTGAATGAAGAAGAAAAGTCTACAACAGTTGTTGTTCCAGATTATCAATTATCACTAGCCATCGGTAAACGCGGTCAAAATGCTAGACTTGCTGCGAAATTAACAGGTTGGAAAATTGACATTAAAAGTGAAACAGATGCTCGTGAAGCGGGAATTTATCCTTCTGAGACAAGCGCATTCATTTCACAAGTTGATGATGACAATAATTTCTCATATGATGATGTTGAATATGACCTTTATGGTGATGATGAGGAATAA
- a CDS encoding YlxR family protein: protein MTTKKKVPLRKCVATGEMLPKKSMLRVVRTKEGEVAVDVTGKKSGRGAYISKSEEAVDIAQKKNILERQLEVEIPDEVYDELIRLIRRESIL from the coding sequence ATGACGACTAAAAAGAAGGTGCCTTTACGTAAATGCGTCGCAACAGGTGAGATGCTTCCAAAAAAGTCAATGTTACGTGTTGTTCGCACAAAAGAGGGCGAAGTAGCAGTCGATGTAACGGGTAAAAAATCAGGTCGTGGAGCGTACATCTCTAAATCTGAGGAAGCCGTTGACATCGCACAAAAGAAAAATATATTAGAGCGTCAACTAGAAGTGGAAATTCCTGATGAAGTGTATGACGAACTCATTCGACTTATTCGTAGGGAGTCCATTCTATGA
- a CDS encoding YlxQ family RNA-binding protein: protein MSNEKVLQLLGLAARARKVISGEELVVKEIRNGKAKLVLLADDASHNSSKKIKDKCTYYNVEYHVVGDRYAIGHATGKEARVAVAITDSGFAKKMSSLLNEK, encoded by the coding sequence ATGAGCAACGAAAAAGTGCTTCAGTTACTAGGTTTAGCAGCTAGAGCACGTAAAGTAATATCAGGCGAAGAGCTCGTTGTGAAGGAAATTCGCAATGGAAAGGCGAAGCTTGTACTACTAGCTGATGACGCTTCACATAATTCTAGCAAGAAAATCAAAGATAAATGTACGTATTACAACGTTGAGTATCATGTGGTTGGCGATAGATACGCCATCGGACATGCTACTGGTAAAGAAGCGCGGGTCGCAGTCGCTATTACAGATAGTGGATTTGCGAAAAAGATGTCTAGTCTACTCAACGAAAAATAA
- the infB gene encoding translation initiation factor IF-2, whose amino-acid sequence MTKIRVHEYAKKVNKSSKEIVEQLKELNITVTNHMSTLESDAITKLDSVYGAAKQPVTATANASKESGHKNNPTNRDGNKQSSSQQRPSTNVRPNNSSNNNRQNNQGNSRPSNNQGGGNRPNNQGGNRPNNQGGNNNNRNDQRNNQKGGPGARKKPGIHGGKRRHPKTHQPTLPAVPKELPEKITFYESLSVAELAKKLHREPSELIKKLFMLGVMATINQELDKDAIELICADYGVEVEEEVRVDKTDLDVYFEQAEVNEEELAERPPVVTIMGHVDHGKTTLLDSIRNTKVTAGEAGGITQHIGAYQVNLDGKKITFLDTPGHAAFTTMRARGASITDIAIIVVAADDGVMPQTVEAINHAKAAEVPIIVAVNKMDKPTANPDRVMQELTEHGLVPEDWGGDTIFVPISALKGEGIDSLLEMILLVSEVAELKATPNRSAIGTVIEARLDKGRGSVATLLVQDGTLNIGDAIVVGHAYGRVRAMVNDLGRRIKEAGPATPVEITGMNEVPQAGDRFVVFADEKTARQVGESRAMSAIQASRSEKQRVTLDNLFEQMSQGDVKELNVIVKADVQGTVEAMAASLMKIDVEGVNVKIIHTGAGAITESDISLAAASNAIVIGFNVRPDVNAKRAADEEGVEIRLHRIIYKVIEEIEAAMKGMLDPEFEEKIIGQAEVRQTIKVSKVGTIAGSYITEGKFTRDSGVRVIREGIVVFEGELDSLKRFKDDAKEVAKGYECGITIKNYNDIKEGDILEAFIMEEIKRS is encoded by the coding sequence ATGACCAAAATAAGAGTTCATGAATATGCCAAAAAAGTTAATAAATCAAGTAAAGAAATAGTTGAACAACTAAAAGAACTAAACATTACGGTTACAAACCATATGTCAACGCTTGAAAGTGATGCTATTACGAAATTAGATTCTGTATATGGAGCAGCAAAACAACCTGTTACTGCTACAGCAAATGCTTCAAAAGAATCAGGTCATAAAAATAATCCAACTAACCGTGATGGTAACAAACAATCATCTTCACAACAAAGACCATCTACTAACGTTAGACCAAATAATTCATCAAATAATAATCGCCAGAATAACCAAGGCAATAGCCGACCAAGCAATAACCAAGGTGGGGGCAATCGTCCAAATAATCAAGGCGGTAACCGTCCAAACAATCAGGGTGGCAATAACAACAACCGTAATGATCAACGTAATAATCAAAAAGGTGGTCCTGGTGCTCGTAAAAAACCAGGAATTCACGGTGGGAAAAGACGTCATCCAAAAACTCATCAACCAACACTTCCTGCAGTTCCAAAAGAACTTCCAGAAAAAATTACGTTCTATGAATCATTATCAGTTGCTGAACTAGCGAAAAAATTACATCGCGAACCTTCTGAACTTATCAAAAAATTATTCATGCTTGGTGTAATGGCAACAATTAACCAAGAGTTGGATAAAGATGCAATCGAATTAATCTGTGCGGATTATGGCGTTGAAGTAGAAGAAGAAGTACGCGTTGATAAAACAGACCTAGATGTTTACTTCGAACAAGCAGAAGTGAATGAGGAAGAATTAGCAGAACGTCCACCAGTTGTAACAATTATGGGACACGTTGACCATGGTAAAACAACTTTACTTGACTCAATTCGTAACACGAAAGTAACTGCTGGAGAAGCAGGTGGAATTACGCAACATATCGGTGCTTACCAAGTAAATTTAGATGGTAAGAAGATTACATTCCTTGATACACCTGGTCACGCTGCGTTCACTACAATGCGTGCACGTGGTGCGAGTATCACGGACATTGCGATCATCGTAGTTGCTGCAGATGATGGTGTAATGCCACAAACGGTTGAAGCCATCAACCATGCGAAAGCGGCAGAAGTGCCAATTATCGTTGCAGTTAACAAAATGGATAAACCAACAGCTAACCCAGACCGTGTAATGCAAGAACTAACTGAACATGGTTTAGTTCCTGAAGACTGGGGAGGAGATACAATCTTCGTTCCGATTTCTGCCCTAAAAGGTGAAGGAATTGATTCGCTACTAGAAATGATTCTGTTAGTTTCTGAAGTAGCTGAACTAAAAGCAACACCAAACCGTTCTGCAATCGGAACAGTAATCGAAGCTCGTCTAGATAAAGGCCGCGGTTCTGTAGCCACTCTTTTAGTTCAAGACGGTACACTGAACATTGGTGATGCAATCGTAGTAGGTCATGCTTATGGTCGTGTCCGTGCGATGGTTAACGATTTAGGTCGTCGTATTAAAGAAGCTGGCCCTGCAACACCTGTGGAGATTACAGGTATGAATGAAGTACCTCAAGCAGGTGACCGTTTCGTTGTATTCGCAGATGAGAAAACAGCTCGTCAAGTTGGTGAATCTCGTGCGATGTCAGCTATTCAAGCAAGTCGTTCAGAAAAACAACGTGTTACACTTGATAACTTATTTGAACAAATGTCTCAAGGCGATGTGAAAGAATTAAATGTCATCGTCAAAGCGGATGTTCAAGGTACTGTGGAAGCAATGGCCGCATCATTAATGAAAATTGATGTTGAAGGCGTAAATGTTAAAATTATCCACACAGGTGCAGGTGCAATTACGGAATCAGATATTTCACTTGCTGCCGCATCGAATGCAATCGTAATTGGATTCAATGTACGTCCTGATGTAAATGCTAAACGCGCAGCAGATGAAGAAGGCGTTGAAATTCGTTTACACCGTATTATTTATAAAGTAATCGAAGAAATTGAAGCGGCGATGAAAGGTATGCTAGACCCTGAATTTGAAGAAAAAATCATCGGTCAAGCAGAAGTTCGTCAAACAATTAAAGTGTCGAAAGTCGGTACAATTGCTGGTTCTTATATCACAGAAGGTAAATTCACTCGTGATTCTGGAGTTCGTGTAATTCGTGAAGGCATCGTTGTATTTGAAGGTGAACTAGATTCGCTAAAACGTTTCAAAGACGATGCAAAAGAAGTCGCAAAAGGCTACGAATGTGGTATCACAATTAAAAACTATAACGACATTAAAGAAGGCGACATCCTTGAAGCCTTCATAATGGAAGAAATTAAGAGATCGTGA
- a CDS encoding DUF503 domain-containing protein produces the protein MIVYAEVEFLIPTAHSLKEKRAVLQRMITRTKQKFNVSVAEIDHQNVWQRTRLAIVSVASSKTSAESEINYALQFLKSNPEWEQLEVWKEYL, from the coding sequence GTGATAGTCTACGCTGAGGTTGAATTTCTAATTCCAACTGCCCATTCGTTAAAGGAAAAGCGTGCTGTTCTTCAGAGAATGATTACTCGAACAAAGCAAAAGTTTAACGTATCGGTCGCAGAAATAGATCACCAAAATGTATGGCAACGTACAAGATTGGCAATTGTTTCTGTCGCTTCATCTAAAACAAGCGCAGAAAGCGAAATCAACTACGCACTTCAATTTCTAAAATCAAATCCAGAATGGGAACAACTAGAAGTCTGGAAAGAATATTTATAA
- the rbfA gene encoding 30S ribosome-binding factor RbfA, which produces MSLRSNRVGEQMKKELGEIIGRKIKDPRVGFVTVTDVQVTGDLSQATVYITSLGNEREREETLKALSKAAGFIRSEIGTRIRLRRTPEIVFEFDASVAYGNKIEELLRGLHEKQ; this is translated from the coding sequence ATGTCATTACGTTCAAATCGTGTTGGGGAACAAATGAAAAAAGAGCTTGGGGAAATCATTGGCCGCAAGATCAAGGACCCACGTGTTGGTTTCGTAACGGTAACTGATGTTCAAGTAACTGGTGACCTTTCACAAGCGACAGTTTACATCACATCCCTAGGAAACGAACGCGAACGCGAAGAAACATTAAAAGCACTATCAAAAGCAGCAGGATTCATTCGTTCTGAAATTGGCACACGTATTCGCTTACGTCGTACACCAGAAATCGTTTTCGAATTCGACGCATCAGTCGCTTACGGAAACAAAATCGAAGAACTCCTACGCGGCTTACATGAGAAACAGTAG
- a CDS encoding transposase — translation MRKSYSYELKKEAVELYFEGFSASYVANKLDISSRTLVNDWVKQVKVSNTFDVLLPNQGRPRKNSKKKETIVEENERLKLENLYLKKLLELKRG, via the coding sequence TTGAGAAAAAGTTATTCATATGAACTAAAAAAAGAAGCAGTAGAACTCTACTTTGAAGGATTTTCAGCCAGTTATGTCGCTAATAAATTGGATATCTCCAGCCGTACACTCGTTAATGACTGGGTTAAGCAAGTGAAGGTTTCTAATACATTCGATGTTCTGCTTCCTAATCAAGGAAGACCTAGAAAAAATAGTAAGAAAAAGGAAACAATAGTTGAAGAAAATGAACGGTTAAAATTAGAGAATTTATATCTAAAAAAGCTCTTGGAGCTGAAAAGGGGGTGA
- a CDS encoding IS3 family transposase — translation MNGKRVTFEFIEEQSENYPVTTIFKFINGVSRSGYYKWKKEKETRESQAEKDKPILNEMIVHYRIHGGNLGNERFKLILDQILDHPINVKRIRRMREQYNLPLLTKKRKPHRGFKEHVKVGNLLNRNFKARRQGIKFSIDISYLEIKKPASDFIFLCAIKDLFNNEIVAYKIGDYQDLDLVLDTVKLLKEKGPEKGAIIHSDQGSQFTSSLYMKELQNLQFTQSMSRRGNCWDNACIESFFGKLKTEMPGFGQPETKEEMIEAVSNYIKYYNEIRPQLKLKMSPVQYRNNSVAA, via the coding sequence GTGAATGGAAAACGAGTAACATTTGAATTTATTGAAGAACAATCCGAAAATTATCCTGTTACAACTATCTTTAAATTCATAAATGGTGTATCAAGATCAGGATATTATAAATGGAAAAAAGAAAAAGAAACACGTGAATCGCAAGCGGAAAAAGATAAACCAATTTTAAACGAAATGATTGTACATTATAGGATTCATGGTGGGAATTTAGGAAATGAACGGTTTAAATTAATTCTAGATCAGATATTGGATCACCCCATTAACGTTAAAAGAATTCGTCGAATGAGAGAGCAATACAACCTACCATTATTAACGAAAAAGAGAAAGCCTCATAGAGGCTTTAAGGAACATGTGAAGGTGGGGAATTTATTAAATCGTAACTTTAAAGCAAGACGTCAAGGTATTAAATTCAGTATAGATATCTCTTATTTAGAAATTAAGAAACCTGCATCAGATTTCATCTTTTTATGTGCGATTAAAGATTTATTTAATAATGAAATCGTAGCTTATAAAATCGGTGATTATCAAGATTTAGACCTTGTTCTAGATACGGTTAAATTACTAAAAGAAAAAGGACCTGAAAAAGGAGCGATCATTCACAGTGATCAAGGCTCACAATTTACAAGTTCCCTTTACATGAAAGAGCTTCAAAATCTTCAATTCACACAATCAATGTCTCGCAGAGGCAACTGCTGGGACAATGCATGTATCGAAAGTTTCTTCGGAAAATTAAAAACCGAAATGCCTGGTTTTGGCCAACCAGAAACTAAAGAAGAAATGATTGAAGCTGTATCAAACTATATAAAGTATTATAACGAAATTCGACCACAATTAAAACTGAAAATGAGTCCAGTACAGTATCGAAATAATTCGGTAGCTGCTTAA